In the genome of Crassaminicella thermophila, the window ATAAAAATTGAACAGTTGGATAATTTTTCTCCACAGTTAACTACTGTAAAAAATATAATAAGAGATCATTTATCAAAAACTCAGTATTATATTGTTGAGACTATAAAAGAAATAACAAGTGAAATATTTAATATGTTTTCACAAATTGTAACATTAGTACTTATACCAATTTTTACTTTTTATTTTTTGAAAGATGCAGATTATTTCAAAAAAAAATTAACATTTATTATTCCGAGAGTATTAAGAAATGAGTTAGTAAATATTTTTAAGGATATACATGTTTTGCTGAACAAGTTTATTAGAGGCCAATTAATCGTAGCAGCTTGTGTTGGTGTATTGAGCATAATTGCATTATTAATAATCAAGGTAAATTTTGCTTTTCTTATTGGAACGATTGCTGGAATTTCAGATATTATACCATATTTTGGGCCTGTTATCGGTGCTATACCTGCGATAGTAGTGGCTTTATTAGATACACCTACTAAGGCTTTGTGGGTAATTATTGCTTTTATAATTATTCAACAAATAGAAAGTGGAATTATTACCCCTAAAATTGTTGGCGAAAGTGTTGGGCTTCACCCTGTTACAGTTATTTTAGCGTTGTTAATAGGAAGTGAGTGGCTTGGAATTGTTGGTTTAATTTTTGCTGTGCCTATCGCAGCAAGTATTAAGATAGTTATGAAGCATATCATAGACATAATTATAAAAACGTAAATAATTATTGAAAATATAGGAATAATATATTTAAATGTTTGACAAATAGTACTAATTTTTATATAATCAACTCAAGTTAATATAGAAAATACAATGATGAAGAGGAGTACATTAACTCAAAATCTATAGAGAGGAAGTTCGCTGGCTGAAAGATTTCCGATTTGAGTTTTTGGAAGCAGCTTCTGAGTATTAACCTTGAAATAGTAGTAGAGGTTAACGGAAGACAACCGTTATAAAGTCAGGTATTGTGCTTAATGAGAGACCAAATTTTTGGTAAGTAGGGTGGTACCGCGAGAAACTCTCGTCCCTATATGTGGGATGGGAGTTTATTTTTATAAAGTAGTAGATGGAGGTTGATATAATGAAAAAGATGGGTTTAAATGAATTGAGAAAGCAATTTCTAGACTTCTTTGAAAGCAAGGAGCATTATATTAGAAAGAGTTATTCATTAGTTCCTGAAAATGACAAGAGCTTATTATTAATAAATGCAGGAATGGCTCCTTTAAAAAATTATTTTATGGGAATAGATACGCCTCCTAAGAAAAGAATGGCAACATGTCAAAAATGCATTCGTACAGGAGATATTGAAAATGTAGGAAAAACAGCAAGACATGCAACTTTTTTTGAAATGCTTGGAAACTTTTCTTTTGGAGACTACTTTAAAAATGAATCTATTCAATGGGGTTGGGAGTTTGTAACAAAGTATTTGAATCTTCCTGCTGATAAATTATGGGTATCCGTATACGAAGAAGATTATGAAGCATATGAAATTTGGAATAAAAAAATAGGAATTTCTCATGAAAAAATTGTAAAACTGGGAAAAGATGATAATTTCTGGGAAATTGGAATTGGGCCGTGTGGACCGTGTTCTGAAATTTATTATGATAGAGGAGAAAAATATGGGTGTGGTAGTCCAAATTGCAAACCGGGTTGTGATTGTGATAGATATATAGAATTTTGGAATCATGTTTTTACACAATTTGATAAAGATGAAAATGGAAACTATAATTCTTTGCCGAATCCTAATATTGATACAGGAATGGGATTAGAAAGGATTGCATGTATTATACAAGATGTTGATTCAATATTTGAAATTGATACAATAAAACACATATTAGATAAAGTAGTTGATATATCAGGTAAAAAATATGGAAAAAATGAAAAAATAGATATATCTATTAGGATTATTACAGATCATATTCGTTCTGTTACATTTATGGTATGTGATGGTATTATGCCAAGTAATGAAGGTAGAGGATATGTACTTAGAAGATTGCTCAGAAGAGCAGCAAGACATGGTAAACTTATTGGTATAGAGGGAGCATTTTTAAATCGATTAGTAGATAGTGTAATAGAAGTATCTGGAGAAGCTTATCCTGAGCTAATAGAAAGACAAGAGTATATTAATAAGGTTATTGCTATTGAGGAAGAAAGATTTCAAGAAACAATAGACCAAGGCAGTGAAATATTAAAAGGATATATTAATGAACTTAAAGAAAAAAATGAAAAAATTTTATTAGGAAAAAATGCTTTTAAATTATATGATACTTATGGATTCCCGTTAGAGCTTACAAAAGAAATATTAGAAGAAGAAAATATGATAGTTGATGAAGATGGTTTTAAGGTTGAGATGGAGAAACAAAGGGAAAGAGCAAGAAATGCTAGACAAAATAATGAGGGAGAAGGTTGGAAAGAAGATATTTATACAAAATTAGACGAGAGTATAAAATCTGAGTTCAAAGGATATGAAGAATATACAATGCCTTCAAAAATTTTAGCTATAGTTAAAGATGGAGAGTTTGTAGAGAAAGCAGAACAAGGAGATAATGTAACTATAATATTAGATGTTACGCCATTTTATCCTGAAGGAGGAGGGCAGTCAGGAGATAGAGGTGTTTTATCTAATGAAACATGCAATATAGAAGTATTAGATTGTAAAAAAGCTAGTAATAATAGAATATTACATGTAGGGAAGGTAATAGAAGGTACAATAGCATTAAATACAGTTGTTAAGTCTGCTATTGA includes:
- the alaS gene encoding alanine--tRNA ligase, coding for MKKMGLNELRKQFLDFFESKEHYIRKSYSLVPENDKSLLLINAGMAPLKNYFMGIDTPPKKRMATCQKCIRTGDIENVGKTARHATFFEMLGNFSFGDYFKNESIQWGWEFVTKYLNLPADKLWVSVYEEDYEAYEIWNKKIGISHEKIVKLGKDDNFWEIGIGPCGPCSEIYYDRGEKYGCGSPNCKPGCDCDRYIEFWNHVFTQFDKDENGNYNSLPNPNIDTGMGLERIACIIQDVDSIFEIDTIKHILDKVVDISGKKYGKNEKIDISIRIITDHIRSVTFMVCDGIMPSNEGRGYVLRRLLRRAARHGKLIGIEGAFLNRLVDSVIEVSGEAYPELIERQEYINKVIAIEEERFQETIDQGSEILKGYINELKEKNEKILLGKNAFKLYDTYGFPLELTKEILEEENMIVDEDGFKVEMEKQRERARNARQNNEGEGWKEDIYTKLDESIKSEFKGYEEYTMPSKILAIVKDGEFVEKAEQGDNVTIILDVTPFYPEGGGQSGDRGVLSNETCNIEVLDCKKASNNRILHVGKVIEGTIALNTVVKSAIDVENRINASRNHTATHLLHAVLRNIVGQHVEQSGSLVTDDRLRFDFSHFRPLTESELEKVEELVNKKVLEGLRVIADEMSIHDARRKGATALFGEKYGDIVRVVSIDDFSMELCGGTHIDNTSKIGLFKIISESGVAAGIRRIEAITGYKVYEYIREQEFKINEIAKTLKSNPKEVVTKIENIVNELKAAHREVEILKNKLASGEVDQILKNVVEINDIKVIRYKLADLDMDSLRKLGDQLKDKLGSGLIVLGVQNDSKVNFLAMATEDVVAKGIHAGNIIKHIAKITGGGGGGKPTMAQAGGKDASKIDEALEYVIQLVKEQVK
- a CDS encoding AI-2E family transporter, translating into MIDEGLNLLYFIQMKPIFYIFLVLIVSINILILLLLGFSIYYLIHIGNQYVENMKQLRIKKKYFFYLLIFMIIFLLIIVLYNFRVILWKIFTPVIWAIIFAYLLNPIVHLIDKRGISRTWSVIVVYISIILVIILISITVTPKIVTETRKLVELLPKYTTEVDNFLNNVYIKIEQLDNFSPQLTTVKNIIRDHLSKTQYYIVETIKEITSEIFNMFSQIVTLVLIPIFTFYFLKDADYFKKKLTFIIPRVLRNELVNIFKDIHVLLNKFIRGQLIVAACVGVLSIIALLIIKVNFAFLIGTIAGISDIIPYFGPVIGAIPAIVVALLDTPTKALWVIIAFIIIQQIESGIITPKIVGESVGLHPVTVILALLIGSEWLGIVGLIFAVPIAASIKIVMKHIIDIIIKT